A window from Physeter macrocephalus isolate SW-GA chromosome 11, ASM283717v5, whole genome shotgun sequence encodes these proteins:
- the LOC102992439 gene encoding LOW QUALITY PROTEIN: GTPase NRas-like (The sequence of the model RefSeq protein was modified relative to this genomic sequence to represent the inferred CDS: substituted 2 bases at 2 genomic stop codons), with amino-acid sequence MTEYKLVVVGSGGVGKSALTIQLIQNHFVDEYDPTIEDSYQKQVVIDGETCLLDILDTAGQEEYSAMXDXYMRTGEGFLCVFAINNSKSFADINLYREQIKRVKDSDDVPMVLVGNKCDLPARTVDTKQAHELAKSYGIPFIETSAKTRQGVEDAFYTLVREIRQYRMKKLNSSDDGTQGCMGLPCVVM; translated from the coding sequence ATGACTGAGTACAAACTGGTGGTGGTTGGATCAGGTGGTGTTGGGAAAAGCGCACTGACAATCCAGCTGATCCAGAACCACTTTGTAGATGAATACGATCCCACCATAGAGGATTCTTACCAAAAACAGGTGGTTATAGATGGTGAAACCTGTCTGTTGGACATACTGGATACAGCTGGACAAGAGGAGTACAGTGCCATGTGAGACTAATACATGAGGACAGGCGAAGGCTTCCTTTGTGTATTTGCCATCAATAATAGCAAATCATTTGCAGATATTAACCTCTACAGGGAACAGATTAAGCGTGTAAAAGACTCAGATGATGTACCTATGGTGCTAGTAGGAAACAAGTGTGATTTGCCAGCAAGGACAGTTGACACAAAACAAGCCCATGAACTGGCCAAGAGTTACGGGATTCCATTCATTGAAACCTCAGCCAAGACCAGACAGGGTGTTGAAGATGCCTTTTACACACTGGTAAGAGAAATACGTCAGTACCGAATGAAAAAACTCAACAGCAGTGATGATGGGACTCAAGGTTGTATGGGATTGCCATGTGTGGTGATGTAA
- the LOC102995131 gene encoding LOW QUALITY PROTEIN: ornithine decarboxylase antizyme 2-like (The sequence of the model RefSeq protein was modified relative to this genomic sequence to represent the inferred CDS: inserted 1 base in 1 codon; deleted 1 base in 1 codon), with translation MINTQDNRILPLSNCPQLRCCRHIVPGPLWCSDAPHPLSKIPGGRGAGRDPSLSALIYKDEELTVTQDLPVNDGKPHIVHXQYEVTEVKVSSWDAVLSSQSLFVEIPDGLLADGRKEGLLALLEFAEEKMKVNYVFICFRKGREDRAPLLKTFSFLGFEIVHPGHPCVPSRPDVMFMVYPLDQNLSDED, from the exons ATGATAAACACCCAGGACAATAGGATTTTGCCTTTGAGTAACTGTCCCCAGCTCCGGTGCTGCAGGCACATTGTTCCGGGGCCTCTGTGGTGCTCC GATGCCCCTCACCCACTGTCGAAGATCCCCGGTGGGCGAGGGGCCGGCAGGGATCCTTCTCTCTCGGCTCTAATATATAAGGACGAGGAGCTCACTGTGACCCAGGACCTCCCTGTGAACGATGGAAAACCTCACATCGTCC TCCAGTATGAGGTCACCGAGGTGAAGGTCTCTTCCTGGGATGCAGTCCTGTCCAGCCAGAGCCTGTTTGTAGAAATCCCAGATGGATTATTAGCTGATGGGCGCAAAGAAGGATTGTTAGCACTGCTAGAGTTTGCTGAAGAGAAGATGAAAGTGAACTATGTCTTCATCTGCTTCAGGAAGGGCCGGGAAGACAGAGCTCCACTCCTGAAGACCTTCAGCTTCTTGGGCTTTGAGATTGTGCATCCAGGCCATCCCTGTGTCCCCTCTCGACCAGATGTGATGTTCATGGTTTACCCCCTGGACCAGAACTTGTCCGATGAGGACTAA